From one Anabas testudineus chromosome 18, fAnaTes1.2, whole genome shotgun sequence genomic stretch:
- the LOC113157415 gene encoding mamu class II histocompatibility antigen, DR alpha chain-like, producing MKMKVSELVFVLSCVLCVSADVLHDDFAINGCSDTDGEVMYGLDDEETWYADFINSGGVEPQPSFIDHIGHSEGMFEQALDGQRVCKRNLGLRREAMAEIPLENDPPSSLLIYTRDHVGLGEKNTLICYVTGFYPAPVKVSWTKNGRNTTEGTSINVPHPSRDGSFTQISRLQFIPEQGDMYSCSVEHPALNQPLTRIWEVEEQQPSVGPAVFCGLGLTVGLLGVAAGTFFLVKGNECSC from the exons atgaagatgaaggtgTCAGAGCTGGTCTTCGTCctctcctgtgtcctctgtgtctctgctgatg TTCTCCATGACGACTTCGCCATCAACGGCTGCTCAGACACTGACGGAGAGGTGATGTACGGACTGGACGATGAGGAGACGTGGTACGCAGACTTCATCAACAGCGGAGGAGTGGAGCCTCAGCCCAGTTTCATAGATCATATCGGCCACTCAGAAGGAATGTTTGAACAAGCTCTGGATGGTCAGAGAGTCTGCAAGAGGAACCTGGGACTGAGGCGTGAAGCCATGGCGGAGATCCCACTGGAGAACG ATCCTCCTTCCAGTCTGCTCATCTACACCAGGGACCATGTGGGACTCGGAGAGAAGAACACCCTGATCTGTTACGTAACTGGTTTCTATCCTGCTCCTGTCAAAGTCTCCTGGACCAAGAACGGACGGAACACGACTGAAGGAACAAGCATCAACGTTCCCCACCCCAGCAGAGACGGTTCCTTCACCCAGATCTCCAGACTCCAGTTCATCCCCGAGCAGGGAGACATGTACAGCTGTTCAGTGGAACATCCAGCCCTGAACCAACCACTGACCAGGATCTGGG aggtggaggagcagcagccCAGTGTTGgacctgcagtgttttgtggactgggTCTGACTGTTGGTCTGCTCGGTGTGGCAGCTGGAACCTTCTTCCTCGTCAAAGGAAACGAGTGCAGCTGTTGA